A single region of the Vicia villosa cultivar HV-30 ecotype Madison, WI unplaced genomic scaffold, Vvil1.0 ctg.001801F_1_1, whole genome shotgun sequence genome encodes:
- the LOC131636674 gene encoding probable chlorophyll(ide) b reductase NYC1, chloroplastic, which translates to MGGSVPSFTFSQTGECTVERDLVVILHLNQHKLRKGFGSNSSSGVFGFGHNFDGLSLKKCRAFKSEDGGDRKFRNLKKNEVKVERKNGFWSSFRNVLLGKSMRSYKLDEDEYRQAVVRVDEVLSKIAIQIGRYIVTMMSTGVILAIGFQMSGGDSQMDALIWYSWLGGVIIGTMIGANWVLDDYCREGPRNVVITGSTRGLGKALAREFLLSGDRVIVTSRSPESVQATVKELEENLKEGIANAVGSSLTKLSQAKVVGIACDVCETNDVQRLANFALNEFGYIDIWINNAGTNKGFRPLLQFSDEDIKQIVSTNLVGSILCTREAMRIMRNQAKPGHIFNMDGAGSGGSSTPLTAVYGSTKCGLRQFHGSLLKECKRSKVGVHTASPGMVLTELLLSGSTVQNKQMFNIICELPETVARTLVPRMRVVKGTGKAISYLTPPRILLALVTAWLRRGRWFDDEGKALYAAEADRLRNWAENRARFSFTDAMEMYTENTWLSVFSLSVVCAFIILSSTASNLPGT; encoded by the exons ATGGGTGGGAGTGTCCCATCCTTCACCTTCAG TCAAACGGGCGAATGCACCGTAGAAAGGGATTTGGTAGTAATTCTTCATCTGAACCAGCACAAGCTTAGAAAGGGATTTGGTAGTAATTCTTCATCTGGGGTGTTTGGTTTTGGCCATAATTTTGATGGGTTGTCTTTGAAGAAGTGTAGGGCTTTCAAGAGTGAAGATGGTGGTGACAGAAAGTTtagaaatttgaagaaaaatgaagtgaaagttgaaaggaaaaatgggTTTTGGAGTTCTTTCAGGAATGTTTTGTTGGGGAAGTCCATGAGGAGTTATAAGTTGGATGAGGATGAGTATCGTCAAGCTGTTGTTAGGGTTGATGAGGTTCTATCTAAG ATTGCTATTCAAATTGGAAGATATATTGTGACCATGATGAGCACTGGTGTCATCCTTGCAATTGGATTTCAGATGTCAG GTGGAGATAGTCAGATGGATGCACTGATATGGTATAGTTGGCTTGGAGGAGTTATCATTGGGACAATGATAGGTGCTAATTGGGTGTTGGATGATTATTGTCGCGAAGGTCCACGAAATGTTGTCATAACCGGAAG TACACGGGGATTAGGTAAAGCCTTGGCGCGGGAGTTTCTACTTTCGGGAGATCGTGTAATAGTTACATCTCGAAG CCCCGAGTCGGTGCAAGCAACTGTCAAAGAGCTTGAGGAAAACCTAAAGGAAGGCATTGCCAATGCAGTTGGCTCATCTTTGACGAAGCTTTCACAAGCAAAAGTAGTAGGcattgcttgtgatgtttgcgaGACTAATGATGTTCAAAGATTGGCAAACTTTGCACTTAATGAGTTCGGATATATTGACATTTGG ATAAACAATGCTGGAACCAATAAAGGTTTTAGACCCTTGCTTCAATTTAGTGATGAAGATATTAAACAG ATTGTGTCAACAAATTTGGTCGGTTCTATCCTTTGTACCCGAGAAGCCATGCGTATTATGAGAAACCAAGCCAAGCCAGGGCACATATTTAATATGGACGGTGCAGGTTCCGGAGGTTCTAGCACACCTCTGACAGCTGT CTATGGTTCAACAAAGTGTGGTCTAAGGCAATTTCATGGATCACTATTGAAAGAGTGCAAGCGATCGAAAGTAGGTGTCCATACAGCATCTCCAGGCATGGTTCTCACAGAACTTCTTTTAAG TGGTTCGACTGTTCAAAACAAGCAAATGTTTAACATTATATGCGAGCTTCCTGAAACCGTTGCTAGAACGCTAGTTCCGCGGATGCGAGTTGTTAAGGGAACAGGCAAGGCCATCAGTTACTTGACTCCTCCAAGAATCTTACTTGCCTTGGTCACTGCTTGGTTACGGCGTGGCCGCTGGTTTGATGATGAG GGAAAAGCATTATACGCAGCCGAAGCAGACCGACTTAGAAACTGGGCCGAAAATCGCGCACGGTTCTCCTTCACCGACGCAATGGAAATGTACACAGAAAACACTTGGTTATCAGTCTTCTCACTCTCAGTTGTTTGTGCCTTCATAATTCTTTCTAGCACTGCCAGCAATTTACCAGGAACATAA